The genomic stretch GACACCGAGGTCGGTCGCGAACACCATATTCGCCGCACCCTGCCATTGCTCCGTAACCCTGCCCTCGATGTGGGTTCGACAACTGTCGATGAAGGTCAGAATGCCGTCGTCTTGTTCTCGCTCGTCCGTGATCATCGTCGGCCGGCGCGAACGGTGACTTCCTTGTCGGGGACGAAGGCCAGACGGTGGTTGTAGTGAATGGCCCACCAGACTTGGCCGGCGGTTGCGATCCGGTATTCCGACACGTAGGACTGTCCGAATCGGCTGTACCCGAGACCCTGGTCCTGACACATGGAGAAATCCGAGGAGGCGTTGGGACTGCTGTATATCTGCGTGCTGGCCCGGTTCTTGAACGTGACCACAGCTCCCCGCCCGGGCATTGTGAGATCGTGTCGAATCCACCCTCGAGTTCCGTTGAACCAGATGCGGTCGTAGCGGACTCCGTTGCGGCGAGCGTGACGGTCGGAGACAAAGGTCGATCCCCAGTCGGCTTTCGCTCGCAGGTCAGAGACGGTCTCGGGGTAGTTCGTACTGGTCCCGTTCGGGCCTGCCCCCGGTTCGAAGACAACCGCCGGGAAGTTGTCACAGACGAAATCGCGAACGTTGAATACGGGGTCGCCCGTCGACGTGTCGGGGGGGATGAACGTGGTCGGATCCGAAGCGCCGAGAACCAGCCGGCTCAGGTCGGGGCGACCCTCGTTGTCCGCGTACACGGGGCTGAACTCGGTGTGCAATCCGTTCGACCAGTCCCAGACATCGCTGGCTCGGGCGAACTGCCGGCCCGGTACGAGTGATCGAAGTTCACTGCTTTGGCCCCGGTAAGCCTGGGGAAGTTCGGGCTTCACCAGTTTGCCCCGCCGGGCATCGTCATAGGCGGACTCGAGCAACGGCCAGTAGTAGTTCCAGTCCCAGTACGGTCCCGGGTCCCAATGCTGATTGTGGACATTCCCGATGGTGATCGGCACTCCCGCCTCAAGCGGTCCTCCGGGGACATCGGAGTGGGTGAGGATGTGTGACCGATCCAGTGGGATGCGGTACTTGGCTGCGAGCCACCCCACAAGTTCTGCCGACCGCTGGTACAGGCGAGGGGTGTAGTAGCCGTTGGGAAAGGCCGCAAATCCCACGTGTTCCACACCGATCGAGTGTTGGTTCATCCAGAGGTTCCCGGACTGGTGGACGATATTCGTGTCACGTACGAACTGCGTCACCGCTGGGTATGACCCCCCCACCTGCCCCGAGACCAAGTAATGCGCAGCGCAGCAGTTCCCCGGGGTGGTGAAGAGACCGACGGTCCCGTCGTAGGACACATCCGTGTCGTGGATGATCGAGGTACCGGATGTCGTCAGCGTCGCGCTGCGCTGGGATGTAAGTCGATGGGGCTGCCGGGATGAATGTCGAGATGTCCGGGTAATCCGCGTGGGCGGGTGGACCAACGGCCAGTCCTGCGAGAAGTGCCACGGCGAGCATCAGCGTGGAGATCGAACCTCGGGAGTACTTGCCCATTTCGACCACTCCAATTGCCAACTGTCTGGCGAAGTCTACGAGTCGTGGAACTCGCAGTCGCGGCGAGTTCTGGGCACATTCGGGTACTAGGCGCAAGGGGCCTCACTACGCTGACGGTGTGCATGTCTACCTGATGCGTCACGGCCAGAGTCATGTGAATCTCGCGGACTTGACCGAGACTCATCGCGATGAACCACTCACCGACACGGGCCGAGCTCAGGCAGAACGGGCAGCCGACTACATCTCGCGCACGATCCGCCCGACGTCGATCTACGCCAGCACGGTGGCCCGGGCCATGGAGACCGCCGAAGCAGTCGCTGGTGCCTGCGACTTGGCAGTCCAGCCCGACGACCGACTGCGGGAGATCGGCACCGCCCACCCGGACGGCTCGCCGGTTTCCGAAAGAGACCTGATGCCCTACGTGCCGGACATGTGGGGCACGCTGCGACCTTACGAACCCGTCACTGACGGGGGGGAGTCCTGGATGCAGTTCCGGGCCAGAGTCGGATCATTCGTCGAGTACCTGGTTCCCGCCCGGGACCGGTTCGGTGATCGCGAGGTCGCTGCGGTCCTGGAGGATCAGACTGTCCTCGTTGTCTGCCACGCCGGTGTCATCGAGGCGGTCTTCGAGTATGTCTTCGAGAAGGGGCCCTGGAGTGTGGTGGCGGTCCACACTCAGCACACCGGGCTGTCTCACTTGCAGTACCGACCCATCCCACACATGCCGGACTGGTGGCTGCACTTCCACAACCGCATCACCCACCTGCCCGAAGACTTGGTGACATGAGCAGCACCACATCAACAGCCGGTGGTGAACTGACCGACCTGTCCAAGTACGGAGTGCTCTCCCTGGTCGTGGGATTCGTGGTTCTCGCCCTGAAGCTGGGGGCCTGGTGGGTCACGGGTTCGGTGGGCCTGCTGTCGGACGGATTGGAATCACTGGTCAACATCGCCGCCGCCTCGGTCGCGATCGTCGCGCTACGCACAGCGAGTCGCCCACCGGACGCCGTCCATCAATTCGGGCATGGCAAGGCTGAGTACTTCTCGGCCCTTGTCGAGGGAGCCATGATCGTCGTCGCGGCGACGATGATCATCATCTCGGCGGTCGGTCGGTTCCTGAACCCCCAGCCCCTGGAGCAGGTCGGACTTGGACTGGCGATCTCGGTGGTCGCTTCCCTGCTCAACGCTGCGGTGGCGCTTGTGTTGTTCCGAGTCGGGAAGGACCACGGATCACAGGCGCTCATCGCCGATGCCCATCACCTGGTCACCGATCTGTGGACGACAGGGGGCGTGCTGATCGCCGTCATCGTGGTCTCCCTGACCGGATGGGAGCGCCTGGATCCCATCATCGCGCTGGCCGTTGCGGTCAACATCATCTTCGTCGGGGTCCGTCTGCTACGCAGATCCACTGCCGGCCTGATGGACGCGGCGCTGCCCGATGACGAGATGGCCTCCGTGCGCACCGTCTTGCGCGAGTACCAAGGAGATGACGTGGTGATACACGGTCTTCAGACCCGTCAGGCGGGGCGCCAGCGTTTCGTCTCCATGCATGTGCTGGTCCCAGGGTCGTGGTCAGTCACGAAGGGGCATGACCTGTGCGACGACATCGAAAGCGATGTCCGCGAACTGCTCCCCGGAACTGTGTGCTTGACCCACCTGGAACCGTTGGAGGACCCGCGCGCCTGGGCTGACCTGCACGACGGGCACCAAGATGTCTAGATCTCGCGTGGATGAGCCGACTGCGGACTGGTACCGCACGGCTGTCATCTACCAGGTGCACGTTCGCTCGTTCGCAGACGGCAACGGTGACGGGATCGGGGACTTCGCGGGATTGACCGAACACCTGGACCACATCCAGGACCTCGGGGCGACGGCCGTCTGGCTCTTGCCGTTCTACCCGTCTCCGTTACGCGACGGCGGTTACGACATCGCTGACTACACCGGCATCAACCCTGACTACGGCACCATGCGCGACTTCAAGAAGTTCATCGCCGAGGCGCACACGCGCGGACTGCGCGTCATCACCGAAGTTGTCATCAACCACACCAGTGACCAGCACCAGTGGTTCCAACGGTCCCGGCGTGCCAGGCCGGGCACCAAGTGGCGGGACTTCTACGTCTGGAGTGACACCGACGACAAGTACCGGGATGCCCGGATCATCTTCACCGACTTCGAATCATCGAACTGGACGTGGGACCCAGTGGCCGGGGCCTACTTCTGGCACCGGTTCTACTCCCATCAACCCGATCTGAACTTCGACAATCCGGAGGTTCACGAGGCCGTGCTCCGGGTTGTCGACTTCTGGCTGTCGCTCGGCGTCGATGGCCTTCGCCTCGATGCCGTTCCGTACCTGTATGAACGAGAGGGAACCACCTGCGAGAACCTGCCCGAGACTCATGAGTTCCTCCGCCGCCTGCGGGCACACGTCGACGAGAAGTTCCCCGATCGGATGCTGCTCGCGGAGGCCAATCAGTGGCCGGAGGACACCCGGGACTACTTCGGCGACGACGATGAATGCCACATGGCCTTCAACTTCCCGGTGATGCCTCGCATGTACATGGCGGTGCAGATGGAGGACCGGTTCCCACTCGTCGACATTCTGCAGCAGACCCCGGAGATCCCGGCGCGCTCCCAGTGGGCGCTGTTTTTGCGCAACCACGATGAGTTGACGCTCGAGATGGTCACCGACGAGGAACGCGACTACATGTACCGCGTGTACGCCGCCGACAACCGGGCGCGCATCAACGTCGGTATCCGGCGCAGACTCGCACCCCTATTGGACAACGACCGGCGCAAGATCGAGTTGCTCAACGGGCTCTTGCTGTCCTTGCCCGGGACCCCGATCATCTACTACGGCGACGAGATCGGGATGGGCGACAACATCTACCTCGGTGATCGTGACGGGGTGCGCACTCCCATGCAGTGGAGCGCTGACCGTAACGCGGGCTTCTCGTCCGCTAATCCACAGCAGTTGTTCCTGCCGGTCAATATCGACCCCGAATACCGGTTCGAGTCGGTCAACGTCGAGTCACAGCAGGCCAACCCGAGCTCGCTGCTGCTGTGGATGCGTCGGCTCGTCACCTTGCGCCAACAGCACCCGGTGTTCGGGACGGGCGACATCGAGTTCCTGCTGCCTGACAACTCCAAGGTCATGTGTTTCCTGAGGTACGACTCCGAATCCGTCATGCTCGTGGTGGCGAACCTCAGCCGCTTCTCCCAGTTCGTCGAACTCGACCTCGCCCACCACAAGGGTCGGATCCCGATTGAGTTGTTCGGAGGGACGACGTTCCCGGCCATCGGGGAATTGCCCTATCTATTGACACTCGGACCGCATGCTTTCTACTGGTTCGAGTTGGAGCAGGCCGAGTACGACCTGGATGGCGCGGGCGACGGACTCCCGACCGTGCCGACCTCCGCGACGTGGGACACCTTGTTCGAGAGCAGACGTTCCCGGGCTGCGATCGAAGCCGTCCTGCCGGCTGTCTTGGCGACCCGGCGGTGGTTCGGGGGTAAGGGCCGCAGGATCACGGGTCTGAGCATCCGCAACTCCATCGACCTTCCGTTGGGTGGGGTGCGCGACGAGGCCCGACTGCTGCTGGTGGACATCAGCTACTCGGAAGGAGAGTCGGAGACCTACGTCATGCCCGTGACCTTCCTCCCGGAGGCGTACGCCGAGGAGTTCCTCGCCGACCACCCAGGTGCCGGCTTGATGCGGCTCATCTCCCATGGGGATCCCGCTCGCGGAGGGGTTCTGTGTGACGGCATGAGCGAGGAACTGTTCACGCAGCGGCTCCTCGAGTTGATGACTTCGAGGAAGCGGTATCGAGACCATCAGGTGGAGTTGCGCGGCGTCACGACCCGGAATCTGGCACCGGTGCTCCGCGATGTGCCCATCGCCGAACTGTGGCCGTCCGTTCACCGCGGTGAACAGAGCAACTCGACGGTGTTCTTCGGTGAGCACTTGGTCATCAAGCTGTATCGCCGATCGGGGGAGGGCATCAACCCCGACTGGGAGTTGAGCCGCTACCTCACGGAGCGCTGCGGATTCGCTCACACGCCGAAGGCTCTCGGTGCGATCGAAGTCCTGGAGAACAGCGGCGCCACCCGCACACTCGCGGTCGCCCATGAGCTCGTGCCCAACGAGGGGGACGCGTGGCAGTACTTCCTGCATCAACTCGGCGGGTACTTCGAGCGTCTTCCTTCCGTCGGTCGGCGCCCGCTACGGGGCAAGTCCGGTGACCATCCTCTCGGCCTGGACCGCTCCGAACCACCCGACCTCGCCGAGGAACTCATGGGCCCGATCCTGGGCAACGCCGAACTGCTGGGACTTCGTACCGCTCAACTCCACCAGGCGCTTGCAGCTGATACCACCGATCCTGACATGCGACCGGAGCCGTTCAACCCGCACTACCAGCGCTCCTTGTACCAGTCGATCCGTAACCAGATCCGTCAGGCGGTCGAACTGCTGCGGGCGCGACTGGATTCGATGCACGTGTCCGACCGGGCCATGGCACTGGAGGTCATCTCACGTGAGAGCGAGTTGGTCGCAACACTCGACGACATCCGGCAACTACGTGTCAATGGCCTTCGCATGCGTATCCACGGCGACTACCACCTCGGGCAGGTGTTGTTCACCGGCAAGGACTTCATGGTCATCGACTTCGAAGGTGAACCCGTCAAGGCGATCTCGGCACGCCGGATCAAACGCTCTCCGCTCCGCGACGTCGCCGGAATGCTGCGTTCGTTCGATTACGCCGCTTTCTCCGCCAAACGCGAGTACATCGAAAGATTCAATCTGCGCCGCACCGCTGCCGAACTGGCCGATGTCGGAGCGGCTTTCTGGTTGGCCTGGGTCGGGAATCGATTCCTGGATACGTACCTGAAGCAGGTGGCCGGCAATCTCTTAGTAGAAGACGACCACTCCACTGACGTGCTCCTGCGCGCCTTCATCGTGGAGAAGGCCTCCTACGAGGTCGCCTACGAGCTGAACAACCGACCCGACTGGGTGGGGATTGCCTTGCACCGACTGGTGGGCATGCTTCCTTGACCCGCCCATGACTGAGGGGTCCCATCCGATGGATGGGACCCCTCAGTGTGGTCAATCAGTATCCGCGATCCGGGTAGCCGCCACGGCCGCCACCGCCGCCGCCGTAGCCACCACGGCCGCCGCCGCCGCCGTAGCCGCCGCCACCGCCACGGTTGCCGCCGTAGCCGCCGCCACCGCCACGGTTGCCGCCGTAGCCGCCACCGCCGCCGCGACCTTCCTCGCGGGGCCGGGCCTCGTTGACGACGATGCGCCGCCCGTCGAGTTCTTGGTCGTTGAGGCCGTCGATCGCGGCCTGAGCTTCTTGATCGGTCGCCATCTCGACGAAGCCGAAGCCGCGGGAACGGCCGGTGTCGCGGTCGGTCAGGACACGTGCGGACTGCACGGATCCATACTGGGCGAATG from Candidatus Nanopelagicales bacterium encodes the following:
- a CDS encoding N-acetylmuramoyl-L-alanine amidase, with amino-acid sequence MSYDGTVGLFTTPGNCCAAHYLVSGQVGGSYPAVTQFVRDTNIVHQSGNLWMNQHSIGVEHVGFAAFPNGYYTPRLYQRSAELVGWLAAKYRIPLDRSHILTHSDVPGGPLEAGVPITIGNVHNQHWDPGPYWDWNYYWPLLESAYDDARRGKLVKPELPQAYRGQSSELRSLVPGRQFARASDVWDWSNGLHTEFSPVYADNEGRPDLSRLVLGASDPTTFIPPDTSTGDPVFNVRDFVCDNFPAVVFEPGAGPNGTSTNYPETVSDLRAKADWGSTFVSDRHARRNGVRYDRIWFNGTRGWIRHDLTMPGRGAVVTFKNRASTQIYSSPNASSDFSMCQDQGLGYSRFGQSYVSEYRIATAGQVWWAIHYNHRLAFVPDKEVTVRAGRR
- a CDS encoding histidine phosphatase family protein; protein product: MHVYLMRHGQSHVNLADLTETHRDEPLTDTGRAQAERAADYISRTIRPTSIYASTVARAMETAEAVAGACDLAVQPDDRLREIGTAHPDGSPVSERDLMPYVPDMWGTLRPYEPVTDGGESWMQFRARVGSFVEYLVPARDRFGDREVAAVLEDQTVLVVCHAGVIEAVFEYVFEKGPWSVVAVHTQHTGLSHLQYRPIPHMPDWWLHFHNRITHLPEDLVT
- a CDS encoding cation diffusion facilitator family transporter, yielding MSSTTSTAGGELTDLSKYGVLSLVVGFVVLALKLGAWWVTGSVGLLSDGLESLVNIAAASVAIVALRTASRPPDAVHQFGHGKAEYFSALVEGAMIVVAATMIIISAVGRFLNPQPLEQVGLGLAISVVASLLNAAVALVLFRVGKDHGSQALIADAHHLVTDLWTTGGVLIAVIVVSLTGWERLDPIIALAVAVNIIFVGVRLLRRSTAGLMDAALPDDEMASVRTVLREYQGDDVVIHGLQTRQAGRQRFVSMHVLVPGSWSVTKGHDLCDDIESDVRELLPGTVCLTHLEPLEDPRAWADLHDGHQDV
- the treS gene encoding maltose alpha-D-glucosyltransferase, which encodes MDEPTADWYRTAVIYQVHVRSFADGNGDGIGDFAGLTEHLDHIQDLGATAVWLLPFYPSPLRDGGYDIADYTGINPDYGTMRDFKKFIAEAHTRGLRVITEVVINHTSDQHQWFQRSRRARPGTKWRDFYVWSDTDDKYRDARIIFTDFESSNWTWDPVAGAYFWHRFYSHQPDLNFDNPEVHEAVLRVVDFWLSLGVDGLRLDAVPYLYEREGTTCENLPETHEFLRRLRAHVDEKFPDRMLLAEANQWPEDTRDYFGDDDECHMAFNFPVMPRMYMAVQMEDRFPLVDILQQTPEIPARSQWALFLRNHDELTLEMVTDEERDYMYRVYAADNRARINVGIRRRLAPLLDNDRRKIELLNGLLLSLPGTPIIYYGDEIGMGDNIYLGDRDGVRTPMQWSADRNAGFSSANPQQLFLPVNIDPEYRFESVNVESQQANPSSLLLWMRRLVTLRQQHPVFGTGDIEFLLPDNSKVMCFLRYDSESVMLVVANLSRFSQFVELDLAHHKGRIPIELFGGTTFPAIGELPYLLTLGPHAFYWFELEQAEYDLDGAGDGLPTVPTSATWDTLFESRRSRAAIEAVLPAVLATRRWFGGKGRRITGLSIRNSIDLPLGGVRDEARLLLVDISYSEGESETYVMPVTFLPEAYAEEFLADHPGAGLMRLISHGDPARGGVLCDGMSEELFTQRLLELMTSRKRYRDHQVELRGVTTRNLAPVLRDVPIAELWPSVHRGEQSNSTVFFGEHLVIKLYRRSGEGINPDWELSRYLTERCGFAHTPKALGAIEVLENSGATRTLAVAHELVPNEGDAWQYFLHQLGGYFERLPSVGRRPLRGKSGDHPLGLDRSEPPDLAEELMGPILGNAELLGLRTAQLHQALAADTTDPDMRPEPFNPHYQRSLYQSIRNQIRQAVELLRARLDSMHVSDRAMALEVISRESELVATLDDIRQLRVNGLRMRIHGDYHLGQVLFTGKDFMVIDFEGEPVKAISARRIKRSPLRDVAGMLRSFDYAAFSAKREYIERFNLRRTAAELADVGAAFWLAWVGNRFLDTYLKQVAGNLLVEDDHSTDVLLRAFIVEKASYEVAYELNNRPDWVGIALHRLVGMLP
- a CDS encoding RNA-binding protein — its product is MGNRLFVGNLPYSVRDDSLEQAFAQYGSVQSARVLTDRDTGRSRGFGFVEMATDQEAQAAIDGLNDQELDGRRIVVNEARPREEGRGGGGGYGGNRGGGGGYGGNRGGGGGYGGGGGRGGYGGGGGGRGGYPDRGY